One stretch of Prosthecobacter debontii DNA includes these proteins:
- a CDS encoding RNA polymerase sigma factor has product MTSSSDDDIQLMQRLANGEDLALNTLMARWRERVAAFLLRMVGDHATAMDLTQESFVRLYSSRHRYQPTAVFSTYLFHIAANLARSHIRWKGRHPTVPLTDEEGAMIHEPADLQLSPDAAADLHEKTALVNQAIVALPTDLREALLLFTVEDMSHAEVAAALGCSTKAIEVRIYRARQMLRKIITKQTP; this is encoded by the coding sequence ATGACCTCCTCATCTGATGACGACATTCAGCTCATGCAACGGCTCGCCAATGGTGAAGACCTTGCCTTGAACACGCTCATGGCACGATGGCGCGAGCGAGTCGCCGCCTTCCTTCTGCGAATGGTGGGTGATCATGCGACGGCGATGGACCTTACCCAGGAGAGCTTTGTGCGCCTCTATAGCAGCCGTCACCGCTACCAGCCCACAGCCGTTTTTTCGACCTACCTCTTTCACATCGCGGCCAATCTGGCCCGAAGCCATATTCGATGGAAAGGCAGGCATCCGACCGTGCCACTCACCGACGAGGAAGGCGCTATGATCCACGAGCCTGCTGATCTACAATTGTCTCCTGATGCTGCGGCGGATCTGCATGAGAAAACTGCGCTTGTGAACCAAGCCATCGTCGCCTTGCCCACCGACCTACGGGAGGCCCTACTGCTCTTCACCGTAGAAGACATGAGCCATGCCGAAGTAGCAGCAGCCCTCGGCTGCTCCACCAAAGCCATCGAAGTTCGCATCTATCGAGCGCGGCAGATGCTCAGGAAGATCATCACAAAACAGACCCCTTGA
- a CDS encoding Spy/CpxP family protein refolding chaperone: MKRGFLILLTALLVGIVGYFVTRQPCCEASGEGMATHDGGSLLPELKWLHHELKLTDEQFAKVKERHLAYRPTCEALCMKVAASQKKVQTLAQAGNIAAPELSAALEEQAAVRAECQKAMLKHLHETAAVMSPDQAKHYLDIMLPQIIGPDAGHSPGGH; encoded by the coding sequence ATGAAACGTGGATTTTTGATCCTCCTCACCGCGCTCCTCGTCGGCATTGTCGGTTATTTCGTCACACGCCAGCCGTGCTGCGAAGCGAGCGGTGAAGGGATGGCGACCCATGACGGCGGCTCCCTGCTACCAGAGCTAAAGTGGCTGCACCATGAGTTGAAGCTTACAGACGAGCAGTTTGCGAAGGTTAAGGAAAGACACCTTGCTTACCGCCCCACTTGCGAGGCGCTGTGCATGAAGGTGGCAGCTTCACAGAAGAAAGTTCAGACGCTTGCACAGGCGGGAAATATTGCCGCACCTGAACTTTCTGCTGCACTTGAGGAACAGGCTGCTGTGCGGGCAGAATGCCAGAAAGCCATGCTCAAGCACCTGCATGAAACCGCTGCCGTCATGTCGCCCGACCAAGCGAAGCACTATCTTGACATCATGCTGCCGCAGATCATCGGCCCGGATGCCGGACACAGTCCTGGTGGACATTAA
- a CDS encoding efflux RND transporter permease subunit has protein sequence MLAHLITIAMRHRAAVLLAMLVLLGIGSWSAIHLPIDAVPDITNPQVQINTAVSALAPEEIEKLVTFPIESEMAGLPQMIELRSLSKFGLSQVTMVFHDDVDLFRIRQLVTERLQAVLDELPPGLTPKLAPVATGLGEIFYYSLDYSDEAKTKPATREAQLMELAQIQEYQVKPLLRSTPGVAEVNTNGGYQKQIVIKPDPARLAERGLSLDMLAEIVEQNTRNAGGGYVEIGGEQLIVRAVSRVNDIEQILAIPLKFAGGVKPILVSEVATVSIGSAFRSGAATDDGDEALVGAAIMLAGESSRQVAEAVRTKLTDIQAKLPHGVVIRTLYDRSNLVSRTIATVEKNLTEGALLVVVVLFALLGNFRAAFIVALVIPLSMLFAMTGMVRYHISGNLMSLGAIDFGLIIDGAVVMVENIVRHLGERQHALGRRLTLSERTEEVLKSAKEVANPMFFGVLIITVVYVPILALQGIEGKMFKPMALVVMLALGGSLVLAVTLMPVLCSYLLGGKIQEKDNWLVTFTKRLYTPLLNFGLRFRLLVVLPMLVLFGSSLWVFSRLGSEFIPQLDEGDFAFQLIRSSSAGLSSSLDLQKQSEAVIRREFPEVKEIFSRIGTAEIATDPMNPNVADTYLMLNPRDQWREENGAIISKERLGELMRKALLDQVPGQNILVTQPIQMRFNEIMAGARADLVCKVFGDSYDELERLAGEVRTAIASIRGGGETEFDSIGKNPMIEIQPDREAMRKFNVHADELNRLVETALAGKEVGTFIEGNRRSSIVVRLAEDRRTDLEGMKRLALRTEDGGMLALGQVAKIVLVPQPVQIAREDTQRRVSILINVRGRDTEGFVEEATNLIREKVTFPDGYYFEFGGQFKNLQEAKARLLIVVPLALALIFVLIFLSFGSLRQATLIFMCVPLAVTGGIFALHFRGMPFTISAAVGFIALSGIAVLNGIMLISFINQLRGEGRELRQAVVEGTLTRLRPKLMTALVASLGFLPMALATGAGAEVQRPIATVVIGGILTSTFLTLLVVPVLYDWIERKTKPTTNAI, from the coding sequence ATGCTCGCTCATCTCATCACCATCGCCATGCGGCATCGTGCCGCCGTGTTGCTTGCCATGCTGGTTCTTCTCGGCATCGGGTCATGGTCTGCCATTCATCTGCCCATTGATGCCGTACCGGACATCACCAACCCGCAGGTACAGATCAACACTGCTGTTTCCGCACTCGCTCCAGAAGAAATCGAAAAACTGGTCACCTTTCCCATTGAAAGCGAAATGGCGGGGTTGCCACAAATGATCGAACTTCGCTCATTGTCGAAGTTTGGGCTTTCACAAGTCACGATGGTTTTTCATGACGATGTGGATCTGTTTCGCATCCGCCAGCTCGTCACCGAGCGCCTGCAAGCTGTGCTGGACGAACTGCCACCAGGACTTACGCCGAAGCTGGCACCCGTTGCGACAGGTCTGGGGGAGATCTTCTATTACAGCCTTGATTACAGCGACGAGGCGAAAACCAAACCCGCCACCCGTGAGGCGCAGCTCATGGAACTCGCACAAATTCAGGAATATCAGGTGAAGCCTTTGCTGCGTAGCACTCCCGGCGTTGCGGAGGTCAATACCAACGGCGGTTATCAAAAACAAATCGTCATCAAGCCTGATCCCGCCCGCCTCGCCGAGCGGGGGCTTTCACTCGACATGCTAGCAGAGATCGTCGAGCAAAACACCCGCAATGCAGGCGGAGGTTACGTCGAGATCGGTGGTGAACAGCTTATTGTCCGCGCTGTCAGTCGCGTGAACGACATCGAACAAATTCTCGCCATACCGCTCAAGTTTGCAGGTGGTGTAAAGCCCATCCTGGTCAGTGAAGTAGCCACGGTGAGCATCGGCAGCGCCTTTCGTTCTGGAGCCGCTACCGACGACGGCGACGAGGCCCTGGTGGGGGCCGCCATCATGCTTGCGGGTGAAAGCTCACGTCAAGTTGCTGAAGCCGTGAGGACCAAGCTTACTGACATCCAGGCCAAGCTGCCCCACGGCGTCGTCATCAGGACGCTCTATGATCGCAGCAACCTTGTCAGCCGCACGATTGCCACGGTGGAGAAGAATCTTACCGAGGGGGCCTTGCTCGTCGTCGTGGTGCTGTTTGCGCTGCTTGGAAACTTTCGCGCTGCTTTCATCGTCGCCCTCGTCATCCCGCTTTCCATGCTCTTCGCCATGACCGGGATGGTACGCTATCACATCAGCGGAAATTTGATGAGTCTGGGTGCCATTGACTTCGGCCTGATCATTGATGGTGCTGTGGTGATGGTCGAAAACATCGTCCGCCACCTCGGTGAGCGACAGCACGCGCTTGGCCGCAGGCTTACCCTCAGCGAGCGCACTGAGGAAGTGCTCAAATCCGCCAAGGAGGTCGCCAACCCCATGTTCTTCGGCGTGCTGATCATCACGGTCGTTTATGTACCCATCCTCGCGCTGCAAGGCATTGAAGGGAAAATGTTCAAGCCCATGGCGCTCGTTGTCATGCTGGCGCTTGGTGGTTCGCTTGTGCTCGCTGTGACCTTGATGCCCGTGCTGTGTTCGTATTTGCTCGGCGGAAAGATTCAGGAAAAGGACAACTGGCTCGTCACCTTCACCAAGCGTCTTTACACGCCGTTGCTGAACTTTGGCCTCCGCTTCCGCCTGCTTGTCGTGCTGCCTATGCTCGTCCTGTTTGGTTCCTCGCTCTGGGTGTTCTCTCGTCTCGGTTCGGAATTCATACCGCAGCTTGATGAGGGCGACTTTGCCTTTCAGCTCATCCGCAGCAGTAGCGCCGGGCTGTCATCATCGCTTGATTTGCAGAAACAGAGCGAGGCCGTCATTCGCCGCGAATTCCCGGAGGTTAAGGAGATCTTCTCCCGCATCGGTACGGCGGAGATCGCGACGGACCCGATGAACCCGAACGTCGCCGATACCTATCTCATGCTCAATCCGCGTGACCAGTGGCGGGAAGAGAACGGAGCAATCATCAGCAAAGAGCGCCTCGGTGAACTCATGCGGAAGGCGTTGCTCGATCAGGTGCCCGGCCAAAACATCCTCGTTACCCAGCCTATCCAAATGCGCTTCAATGAGATCATGGCCGGTGCCCGTGCCGACCTCGTGTGCAAAGTCTTTGGAGACAGTTACGATGAACTCGAACGTCTCGCCGGCGAAGTCCGAACTGCCATTGCCAGCATTCGTGGCGGCGGAGAGACGGAGTTCGACAGCATCGGCAAAAACCCCATGATTGAGATCCAGCCGGATCGAGAAGCCATGCGCAAGTTCAACGTCCATGCGGACGAATTGAATCGCCTTGTCGAAACCGCGCTCGCCGGAAAGGAGGTCGGTACCTTCATTGAAGGTAACCGCCGCAGCTCCATCGTCGTCCGTCTGGCTGAAGACCGCCGAACAGATCTCGAAGGCATGAAACGCCTCGCTTTGCGCACCGAGGATGGCGGCATGTTAGCGCTCGGCCAAGTCGCCAAGATCGTGCTGGTGCCCCAACCTGTTCAGATCGCCCGTGAAGATACACAGCGCCGTGTCAGCATCCTGATCAACGTGAGAGGGCGTGATACCGAGGGTTTTGTGGAAGAGGCCACAAACCTCATCCGTGAAAAGGTCACATTTCCTGATGGCTATTACTTCGAGTTTGGCGGCCAGTTTAAGAACCTGCAAGAGGCCAAAGCACGGCTGCTGATTGTCGTGCCTCTCGCACTTGCCTTGATCTTTGTTCTCATCTTCCTGAGCTTCGGTTCACTGCGACAAGCCACGCTCATCTTCATGTGCGTGCCGCTTGCCGTCACTGGCGGCATCTTCGCGCTGCATTTCCGTGGGATGCCTTTCACTATCAGTGCAGCCGTGGGATTTATCGCCCTCAGCGGCATCGCCGTTTTGAATGGCATCATGCTCATCAGCTTCATTAACCAATTGCGTGGCGAAGGCCGTGAACTGCGCCAGGCCGTAGTCGAAGGAACTTTGACTCGTCTGCGGCCCAAGCTCATGACCGCGCTTGTCGCGAGCCTCGGCTTCTTGCCCATGGCGCTCGCTACCGGAGCAGGGGCCGAAGTGCAACGGCCCATCGCCACCGTCGTCATCGGCGGCATCCTCACCTCAACTTTCCTCACACTGCTCGTCGTGCCTGTGCTCTACGACTGGATTGAACGGAAAACCAAACCCACAACCAATGCTATATGA
- a CDS encoding efflux RND transporter periplasmic adaptor subunit gives MKLLLSILCLPIAAALSSCSQSNASPSHTVAPENGAQFKEGKGVSLTTLMMESIGLQTAEVQEEKIAPSFTVNLQAIQRGSEASGWLTEAQAQQVKPGMVVEIGSTQGNVLRIAKAPYLTLGDYEVTVQTAAPAEAGAALTATFRFPASDAVTAIPKAALLTTAEGTFVYAKNDEFYLRTPVKVGSANGEHVEITDGLYTGDEIVTTPVMSLWLAELQILRGGKACNCGH, from the coding sequence ATGAAACTTTTGCTTTCCATCCTTTGCCTTCCCATAGCCGCCGCACTCAGCAGTTGCAGCCAGTCCAACGCCAGTCCAAGTCACACCGTTGCACCGGAAAACGGCGCACAGTTTAAAGAGGGCAAAGGTGTTTCCCTCACCACACTCATGATGGAATCCATCGGCCTGCAAACGGCTGAGGTTCAGGAGGAAAAAATAGCGCCATCGTTCACTGTTAATTTGCAGGCCATTCAGCGGGGCAGCGAAGCCAGTGGCTGGCTTACCGAAGCCCAGGCCCAGCAGGTGAAGCCCGGCATGGTGGTGGAAATCGGCTCCACCCAAGGCAACGTGCTCCGCATCGCGAAAGCGCCATACCTGACCCTCGGTGACTATGAAGTGACGGTGCAAACAGCCGCACCCGCTGAGGCTGGTGCCGCGCTCACGGCGACCTTCCGTTTTCCTGCCAGCGATGCCGTTACAGCAATCCCAAAAGCCGCGCTGCTCACGACCGCCGAAGGCACGTTTGTCTATGCCAAGAACGACGAGTTCTACCTGCGTACTCCGGTTAAAGTTGGATCAGCAAACGGCGAACATGTGGAGATCACCGATGGCCTCTACACCGGGGATGAGATCGTCACCACGCCTGTGATGTCGCTCTGGCTTGCCGAACTGCAAATCCTGCGCGGCGGCAAGGCCTGTAATTGCGGCCACTAG
- a CDS encoding TolC family protein produces MHSLCYLALIITALSSLSAAETKPAANSISELVSRTLAANPEIRFYEAEIASAKATRSTAGRLSNPELSLEIGQNRVSSADSRTNGLAFSAALAQPIEWPGRLGLRKAIANRDITLAELGLERFRFHLTSRVRVLAYTLAAQQEISAAASEVASRYAALREVMVQREPAGIAPQLEIVTIEAAALVAESRAATAAVAVQKILLELNQLMGRRADTPLVVKRAGFDMKTPPSLDSLLGTAMKNHYDLRIRRTELEQQGFKVELAKNERYPSFTVGPYVEVQNTKSQEDQTVGGLGISFPLPFWKSGKAEVTSAEARLSQAQATLNAAQREVERLVTESMLLFKTQQSRALLWKGDAITKFSEAAALADRHYRLGAVPTATFVELQDKYLEAVESISEAQSQALEAGLMLEELTGALGTLITLSAPKP; encoded by the coding sequence ATGCATTCTCTCTGTTATTTAGCCCTCATTATTACGGCGTTGTCATCGCTCTCTGCGGCGGAGACCAAGCCTGCCGCCAATTCTATTTCAGAACTTGTTTCCCGCACGCTGGCGGCCAACCCGGAGATTCGCTTTTATGAGGCGGAGATCGCTTCGGCGAAGGCAACTCGAAGCACAGCTGGCAGGCTTTCAAATCCTGAACTGAGCCTCGAAATTGGGCAGAATCGCGTCTCATCGGCAGACAGTCGCACAAATGGCCTCGCCTTCTCAGCCGCTTTGGCTCAGCCCATCGAATGGCCAGGAAGGCTGGGGCTGCGCAAAGCGATTGCGAATCGTGACATTACCCTTGCGGAGCTTGGCTTGGAACGCTTCCGTTTTCATCTCACTTCCCGAGTGCGTGTGCTGGCCTACACTCTCGCGGCACAGCAGGAAATATCTGCTGCGGCCAGCGAGGTCGCTTCACGTTATGCGGCGTTGCGTGAGGTGATGGTACAGCGGGAGCCCGCAGGCATTGCCCCCCAATTGGAGATAGTGACCATTGAGGCAGCGGCACTGGTAGCGGAGTCGCGGGCAGCGACAGCCGCCGTGGCAGTGCAAAAGATACTCTTGGAACTGAACCAGCTCATGGGCCGCCGTGCCGACACGCCCCTCGTGGTCAAGCGAGCCGGGTTTGACATGAAGACGCCACCCTCTCTTGACTCATTGCTGGGGACGGCCATGAAGAACCATTACGACCTACGTATCCGGCGGACGGAGCTGGAGCAGCAGGGGTTCAAGGTCGAACTCGCCAAAAACGAACGTTATCCATCTTTCACCGTCGGTCCGTACGTTGAAGTGCAGAACACGAAAAGCCAGGAGGATCAAACTGTCGGTGGCCTCGGCATTTCCTTTCCGCTGCCATTCTGGAAATCTGGCAAAGCCGAAGTCACCTCGGCGGAGGCCCGGCTGTCGCAAGCTCAGGCCACATTAAACGCTGCCCAACGGGAGGTCGAAAGACTGGTCACTGAGTCCATGTTGTTGTTCAAAACCCAGCAGTCGCGTGCCCTGCTTTGGAAAGGGGATGCTATCACGAAATTCAGTGAAGCGGCGGCGCTGGCGGATCGTCATTACCGTCTTGGCGCAGTCCCCACAGCGACCTTTGTCGAGCTCCAGGACAAGTATCTCGAAGCGGTCGAGTCCATCAGTGAGGCGCAGTCCCAGGCGCTCGAAGCCGGGCTCATGCTGGAAGAACTGACTGGGGCTCTTGGCACCCTCATCACCCTCAGCGCGCCGAAACCTTGA